Genomic segment of Polycladomyces abyssicola:
GTATATGCCGTTCACATCCGAACAAACTGCATTCCCGGCAATTGTCGGATGCGTTCTTTCAACTGCAGGGACAATAAAACAGAATGAACTGCTTCAGCCGGAAGCGGACATCGATTCATCACTGTTTCCAATGAAACGGGGTCGATCCCGATCAGCGAGAACACCCGCTCTTCCTCCACCGTGAGGGGAAGATTGGCTCCGCCAGAAGATTCGTGAGAAGGCGACGGCATCAGATGAGCGAATTCTTCCCAAATGTCTTCCACCCGACGCACACATTTCGCCCCTTCCTGGATGAGGCGGTGTGTTCCTGCGCTTTGTGTCGAGGTGATCGGCCCCGGTACCGCGAACACTTCCCGTCCTTGTTCCATGCTGCAGTCAGCGGTGATAAGCGACCCGCTCCGCTCCGCGGCCTCCACCACCACCGTGCCGTATGACAATCCGCTGATGATGCGATTGCGTTGAGGAAATAGACCGGGATGCGGTTCCGTCCCCGGCGGCATCTCCGAGCAGACCGCACCGTGTCGGATCAATTCGTGATACAACGATCGGTTGTTTCTGGGATATACCACATCGACGCCCGTCCCCAATACAGCCACTGTCGCCCCGTTTTTCCGCAATGCACCACGATGAGCCTCACTGTCGATCCCCGTCGCCATCCCGCTGACCACTACCCAACCTGCACCAGCCAACTGTTCGGACAACATGCGTGCCGCCTGGCGACCGTACGGTGTCGGCTTTCGAGTCCCCACCACGGCGATGCCCGGGCCGTCAAGAAACGATACATCCCCTTTGACATATAACACCCAAGGAGGTTGCGGGATTTCCCGCAGCAAGGATGGGTAATCGTCATCCCACACTGTAACCGCACAGATCTCCCTTCTTTGCAATTCCACCTTTACTTCACGAACAAACGCCGGGGTACATTTTTCCCTGATCCGATCCAATCGCTGTTGCGTCACACCCATCGCCCGGGCTGCCTCCATCACGGCCGGAGACATTGGATGGGGCGGGACCCAACCGGCCCGATGCAACCGATCAATGGTATGCCAACCCACCCCCTTCACCTGATGCAATGCGATCCATGCATCCCGCTCCTTCACGGTTCCACCCCGCTTACCGTTGAATAAAAAAGGGGACCATGCCGTGCAGGTCCCCTGAAAAAAGCGATGATGTCATTTCTTCGTGATGCAGGCTTCCAGCAAGCCGTTCTCTTTCAGAACCTCGACCAGCGTCTCGCCGATAGCGGCCGGAGTGGGTGCCACTTTGACCCCGCACTCCTCCAACTTTGCGATTTTTTCCGCTGCGGTACCTTTACCGCCGGAGATGATGGCACCAGCATGTCCCATCCGTTTACCCGGAGGCGCCGTTTGTCCACCGATGAACCCGACCACCGGTTTGTCCATGTTCTCCCGAATCCACTCGGCCGCTTCTTCTTCGGCCGTACCGCCGATTTCACCGATCAAGATGACGGCTTTGGTGTCCGGGTCTTCCTGGAACGCCTTCAGGCAGTCAATAAAGTTGGTGCCGTTTACCGGGTCACCGCCGATCCCTACCGCAGTGGACTGTCCGATGCCGCGGGTGGTCAATTGATGTACCGCTTCATAGGTGAGCGTGCCGCTGCGGGACACGATCCCGATGTGACCCGGGGTGTGAATGTATCCGGGCATGATTCCGATTTTGCATTCACCCGGTGTGATGACGCCCGGACAGTTGGGTCCGATCAGACGCGTCTTTTTGCCTTCCATATACCGTTTCACTTTCACCATGTCCAATACCGGGATGCCTTCGGTGATGCAGACGACCAGATCCAGTTCCGCATCCACCGCTTCCATGATCGCGTCCGCGGCGAACGCCGGCGGCACGTAGATCACCGACGCATTGGCTCCCGTTTTTTCCACCGCTTCAGCCACGGTGTTGAACACCGGCACGCCTTCCACCTCAGTGCCCCCTTTACCGGGGGTGACACCGGCCACAATCTGGGTGCCGTATTCAATCATTTGCTTGGTGTGGAACAAGCCGTTGGAACCAGTGATGCCCTGCACGATGACTTTGGTGTCTTTATTGACGAAAATACTCAACTTCGAACCCGCCTTTCCAGATGATCTCGTTTTGCGTCACTTCACCAGCGAAACGATTTTTTGCGCCGCGTCGGCCATCGAATCAGCAGCCACGATTTTCAAGCCGGATTCGTTCAGGATTTGTTTTCCTTTTTCCACGTTGGTTCCTTCCAGCCGCACAACCAGGGGGCGATCCAATCCCACCTGTTTGGCCGCTTCCACGACGCCGGTGGCGATCACGTCGCATTTCATGATTCCGCCGAAAATGTTGACCAAAATCCCCTTGACATTGGGATCAGCCAAAATGATCTTGAAGGCTTCGGTCACTTTTTCGGTCGTCGCGCCGCCGCCCACATCCAGGAAGTTGGCAGGTTCGCCGCCATAATGTTTGATGATGTCCATCGTCGCCATGGCCAGGCCGGCCCCGTTCACCATGCAGCCGATGTTGCCGTCCAAGGCGATGTAGTTGAGGTCGTATTTGGAAGCTTCCACTTCTTTCGGATCTTCTTCATCCAGATCGCGCAACTCCACGATGTCAGGATGACGATACAAGGCATTGTCGTCGAAGTTCAGCTTGGCATCCAATGCCATCACACGCCCGTCGGCTGTCGTGACGAGCGGGTTGATTTCCGCCAACGAACAATCTTTATCAACGAAAGCTTGGTACAAGCCCATCATGAACTTGACGGCTTGGTTCACCCGATCGCGGGGGATGTTGATCGCATAAGCGAGACGACGGGCTTGGAACGGCAGCAAGCCGACAGCCGGATCGATCGTTTCCTTGAAGATTTTTTCCGGTGTTTTGGCCGCCACTTCTTCAATCTCCGTTCCACCTTCTTCGGAAGCCATCATCGTCACGCGACCTTTGGAACGATCCACGACCATGCCAACGTAGTATTCCTTCTCAATTTTGCATCCTTCTTCGATAAGCAGGCGCTTCACTTCTTTTCCTTCGGGGCCGGTTTGATGGGTGACCAGCACTTTGCCCAGCAATTCCTCCGCATAAGCGCGTACTTCATCCAAACTGCGCGCCAGCTTCACCCCGCCCGCTTTACCACGGCCGCCGGCGTGAATTTGCGCTTTAACCACCCACAGCTCTCCGCCCAACGCCCGGGCCGCTTCCACCGCTTCCTCCGGGGTGAAAGCGACTCGCCCGTTCGGCACCGCAACCCCGTACTGTTTCAGCACCTCTTTGCCCTGGTACTCATGTACGTTCATGCTCCATCCCCCTATCCTGGTGTTCTCCCCCGTTGCGATCGGTTTTGCATGTGGTTGGGAGAAACGACTTCCAATTATCAGTTCATTTCGAAACAATCAAACAGCAGAAAGAAACCGAAAGCGCTTCTTCCGGCTATTGCAAGTATAGCGCAAGCGCTCAGGATTGCCAACCGCCCTGCACGCACAAAAACAGAGGGCGCGACACCCTGTCTCGGCCCTCTCACCCCGCAACGCGCGGGCGATTATCCCTTGACGAAATAGCTGATAACACCGGCGATCAAGGCGATCCCCATAAAAAAAGCAATAGAGACCCCCGTGCCGACCATCATGTCGAGCAAATCATTTTCTTGGTTCTCTTCGGGACGCGGTTGCATATGGGAAGCCATGTTTTGAACCTCCTGTCTGGTTTGCCTATGCTGCTGATTCGCATGGAAGCGTTATCTCATCATCCCACATCAGTATAGCACGGTTTCACCGTTTTCGGAAACCTTCTTCGTGTGGTCGACCTTTGCTCACTCCTCCACCGGACGGACATCGACCAGACGATTCAGCGGGACCCGTATCCCGCCATCCGCTCCGCACACTTCGATCCATCCCTGTTCAGGACGAATTCGCCCGACGCGGCCTTGGACGACATAAGGCCCGTCAGGATGGAAGACGGTCCAGCACAATGTCCATCCTTCCCTCATGGCTTCGGATACCAACCGGTCGATCTCTTCCCACCGCTGTTCGTCCAATACGGGGGGAGTATACCGTTCCCGTTTTCGTTCACGGTACAACGCCGCATGTTCCGGAAGAAACATCCGGTGTCCCTCCCACAGTTTATTGCCGCGATCCACGCCGCCGCTCCCCCCTCTGTGCGGCCAAAATATGATCCCGCCGGAACGTGCGCACGGCTTGCCGCTCGTAACAATAAGCTTTGACCGTTTCTGCCGTCATCCGGTAAATTCGTATCTGCCGTTGGGTGATGGCACCCGCCCTATTGTCCATATAAATGATCTCCACCGGTTCATTTTTGCGAACCGCCTGTTGGAGCACGATGTCCACCATAACCCTACACCTCGATTTGGAGAGTGCGACAGAACGTTTGTTCTTATTATATGCACCACGCATTTCATGATACAATCTCCAATTTATTCCACATAAAGGATGAAAAATCTGTGCGTCGGTGATATTGAAAATAACCTTTCCAAAAGGAGGTCTGGTGATGTCAACAAGACGTTATTGGCTGTATTTGGTGGTGCTTCTATTCTTGGCGGGCGTTGTCACAGTATGGAAAGCGCCGTTTGTGGCACGCGACGCTTCTGCCGGTCAACCGACCGCGTCATCACAGGAAAAGAAGTTTTATATGGTAACCGGGGAGTTCAAGGGTCGGTACCAAGGCAAAAAACTGGAAGCGTACCGATGGGACCCCGGTATGATCGTGGTTCATCAAGGGGACCGCGTTCATCTGATGATTCGGGGCGTCAGCGGCAAAGAGCATCCGTTTTCCATCGAAGGGTACAACGTACGGGGTAACGTCAGGCAGGGACATATGACGCACGTCTCCTTTACGGCGAACAAACCCGGTACGTTTCAACTGATTTGCCACACTCATCCCACCGCCGAAACCAATGGTCCCATGATCGGATACATCGTCGTTTTGCCGCGCTAAACAATAACCACAAAAAGGCGTGTTCTAAATCGGTGGAAAACACGCCTTTTTGGCAAGCCCTATTCCCACCGGAATCTCTTAAATTGCACCTTGACAATGTACCAATCATGCGATAAATGAAATATGTACTCCTATTGATTTTGTTTATGGAGTATTTATTTCAAATGAGGTGACAATGATGGAAAACGGTTCATTCCTCCACAAGACTGCTGCTCGTTCCGCCCAAATGTACCGTGAAGCGGCCAGGTGGATACCGGGCGGGGTGACAGCCAACATCAAATATTTCACTCCCTACCCCATCTTCATGGATTCGGCCTCCGGCGCTTACCTTTACGATGTTGACGGCAATCAATATATTGATTACAACCTATGTTACGGAGCGCTCATTCTGGGACACGGGGATCAGAGAATCATCGCCGCCATCAACGAAACATTCTCGCACATCGGTACCACGATCTTCGGAACACCCCATCGGCTGGAAGCGGAAATGGCCCGCGTATTGGTCGACTTGTACCCCGGGATCGAAAAGGTTCGTTTCACCAACTCGGGATTGGAAGCCACATTGCTGGCCATTCGATTAGCCATGGCGTGGACCGGGAGAAAAAAGTTGGCCAAATTTGAAGGTCACTATCACGGAAGTTATGATCAAGTGCTGATCAGCGTAACCCCCCAAAAACGAAATCTCAGACGGCATCCGGTAAAAACGTCAGATTCCCTCGGTCTACCTGAATATTACGCAGAAAACACCGTGGTTCTTCCGTTTAATGAATGGGACCAAACGGAAGAAATCCTCCATCAACATCGTCATGAAATTGCCGCTGTGATCATGGAACCGATCCAGGGAGGATTTATTCCACCGGATGAAACTTTCCTGAAAAGGTTACGTGAACTCACGCAACAATATGGGATCGTACTGATATTTGACGAGGTGAAGACAGGATTTCGCACCGGATTGTCGGGGGCGCAAGGTATATACGGGGTGGTTCCCGATTTGACCGCCCTCGGAAAAGTGTTGGGAGGCGGGTTTCCTGTCGGAGCGGTTGGAGGTCGGGTGGAAATGATGGAATTATGTTCACCCGCCAGTGGAGTGGACATTTTGACGACCGAACAGCAACCACCGTCTTTTGGTCAGGACCAACCCTTATTTCACAGCGGCACTTATAACGGTCATCCCATTGTCCTCACCGCTGGATTGGCTACGATCCAAGTACTTCGAGAATCCGGAGTTTATCCGCAACTGGAGGCAAACACGACGCAATTGCGCAACGGAATGGAGGAAATCTTGTCCCGCTACGGAATCGCGTCTCAGACCGTCGGCATAGGCAGCATATTCAATTTGGTGCTGGCGGATCTGCCTGTCCGCCGTATCCAGGATGTCTTGGAGTCAAATCTGTCTTTGCGGAGGAATTTGGACACGCACTTGTTAAACCAAGGAGTTTTCATCAAACCGCTCAATCGTTTCTCTCTGTCAACGGCCCATTCCGCCGAAGTGATTGATGAAACACTGGAACGATTTGAGCTTGCCGTCAAAAGTCTGGTAAGAAAGTAGGGATGCCCGTGTCTGACAAGCATGACGTTTTTCAAAGAATACGGCAGAAAATCAGCCGGATGAGCAAGGCACAACGACAAATTGCGGCTTATATCGAGGCACACCCGGATACCGTGCCGTTTTTGACTACGGCCCAGTTGGCCAAACAAGCAGGTGTAGGCGAAGCGACCGTCATCCGCTTCGCCACCACCCTCGGATTTGCGGGATTTACGGAAATGCAACGCAGTTTGCAAGAACAGCTTCGCAAACGCGTCACAACGGTTGAGCGGTTGGACTTGGCAGAAGAACTGTACTCCGAAGAACAACGCATCGCCTATGAAGTTTTATCCGATGATCTGTCCAATTTGAAACAAACCATTCAGATGTTGGACATCGATATGTTCGGCAAAGCCGTTCAACAGATACACCAAGCAAAATCCGTCACCATCATCGCATTTCGCAGCTCCCATGCTTTGGGTTCATTCTTGGCGTTTTATCTGCATTTGCTGAAGAAAAACACCCGGCTGATCACGGAATCCGATACGATGTTCGAACAACTTTCCACGCTGGGTTCCAATGATTTGGTTATTGGAATCAGTTTTTCCCGCTATACGTCACGAACGGTTCAAGCCTTGCAATATGTGAGAAAGCAAGGGGTAAAGACATTGGCGATTACCGATTCGCACCGTTCACCCCTTGCAAACACATCCGATCTCTACCTGATCGCTGCGAGCAGCTCGCCTTCTTTCCTCGACTCTTTCGTCGCCCCACTCAGCCTGATCAACGCGTTGCTGATCGCGGTTGCAAGGATCAATAAACAGGAAATTACCCGTCATCTGAAAAATATGGAGCACTTGTGGGAGATGGAAGGGATTTATTATCCTTCGGAAAACAAAATCGGCCGGTAGTTGGGGAGGAGGTTGGGACCCGTTGGAGAAAACAACTCGCGTCCTGGATAATAGAATGGATCAAGCAGGCTGATGATAACCGCTGATTCTGTCATCACCTGGATTCAAGAGGGGGAATCGCTTTGTACATCCAATTTGATACACCTCACCAGTATGTGTTTATCCACGAACACGTGCGGCATCTCTTGTTGTTATGGCCGAAGGAAGAAAAAAACCAGCTATATGTGGCGGAATGGAAGGATGATACCCTGTGGTTGCGTTATCCGGGGGAAACCTACACCGAAACGGTCTGGGATCAGGTGGAACCGTTTTTCTTCCAAAGACTGAAGACAGAAGAAAAGGAGATCCATGCCGTTTTGGGTGCCACCTTTCGCCAGGGCAAAAGGTTGTATGCCATGTACTACAACCGAGACAATCCGGGGGACGACCTCTATTTTTTCGAAGTTCGCTCACAACGCCTGCATGAAATCCCGGATGAGGAATATGAAAACGTCGTTCAGGCGTTTTTGCTGGAGTATCCGGAATATATGGGAAAAGAAGAATGACGGAGACACCGGCTGTCAAGGGTCTCCGTCACTACCGTATCCCTGTGGAATCTTCTCGCCAAATCGAGCTTAGCGGTAATGATCAAACAGAAGGAACATTCCCCTCTGCCGCTCCCGGCAACGGATCGGGAAAAGTCGACCAATCTAACTGCATCTCCTCATCGGTCAACAGACACCCATCCAACTCGCGCTCCACTTGTTGCCGATCCATATCCACACCGATCAGTACCAACTCCGTCACACGATCTCCCCAAATGGGGTGCCATCGCCGTGCCGTCTCCGGTTCCGCCACCAACACCCGCTCCATCTCTTCTTCCGAAAGAGCGGCAACCCAATGGCCCATCGGTCCCACTTGAATAGATGGTCCTGCCTGTGAGAGCAGCACGGCAGTGTCATGACGTGTAGCCAACCAAATCATCCCTTTGGCGCGCACGATCGTTTCCGGCCACTCTTCCATCCAACGGGCCAACCGTTCAGGATGAAACGGCCGACGTCGCCGGTAAACAAAAGAAGAAATGCCGTACTCCTCCGTTTCGGGAGTGTGGCTATCTTTTTGCAATTCCTGGATCCAACCGGCCGCCTGACTGGCCCGCTCCAGATCAAACAAGCCTGTGTTCAGAATTTCCGACGGGTTGATTCGGCCGTGAGAAGTGCGG
This window contains:
- a CDS encoding YolD-like family protein, encoding MDRGNKLWEGHRMFLPEHAALYRERKRERYTPPVLDEQRWEEIDRLVSEAMREGWTLCWTVFHPDGPYVVQGRVGRIRPEQGWIEVCGADGGIRVPLNRLVDVRPVEE
- a CDS encoding MurR/RpiR family transcriptional regulator; this translates as MPVSDKHDVFQRIRQKISRMSKAQRQIAAYIEAHPDTVPFLTTAQLAKQAGVGEATVIRFATTLGFAGFTEMQRSLQEQLRKRVTTVERLDLAEELYSEEQRIAYEVLSDDLSNLKQTIQMLDIDMFGKAVQQIHQAKSVTIIAFRSSHALGSFLAFYLHLLKKNTRLITESDTMFEQLSTLGSNDLVIGISFSRYTSRTVQALQYVRKQGVKTLAITDSHRSPLANTSDLYLIAASSSPSFLDSFVAPLSLINALLIAVARINKQEITRHLKNMEHLWEMEGIYYPSENKIGR
- the dprA gene encoding DNA-processing protein DprA, which gives rise to MKERDAWIALHQVKGVGWHTIDRLHRAGWVPPHPMSPAVMEAARAMGVTQQRLDRIREKCTPAFVREVKVELQRREICAVTVWDDDYPSLLREIPQPPWVLYVKGDVSFLDGPGIAVVGTRKPTPYGRQAARMLSEQLAGAGWVVVSGMATGIDSEAHRGALRKNGATVAVLGTGVDVVYPRNNRSLYHELIRHGAVCSEMPPGTEPHPGLFPQRNRIISGLSYGTVVVEAAERSGSLITADCSMEQGREVFAVPGPITSTQSAGTHRLIQEGAKCVRRVEDIWEEFAHLMPSPSHESSGGANLPLTVEEERVFSLIGIDPVSLETVMNRCPLPAEAVHSVLLSLQLKERIRQLPGMQFVRM
- the sucD gene encoding succinate--CoA ligase subunit alpha translates to MSIFVNKDTKVIVQGITGSNGLFHTKQMIEYGTQIVAGVTPGKGGTEVEGVPVFNTVAEAVEKTGANASVIYVPPAFAADAIMEAVDAELDLVVCITEGIPVLDMVKVKRYMEGKKTRLIGPNCPGVITPGECKIGIMPGYIHTPGHIGIVSRSGTLTYEAVHQLTTRGIGQSTAVGIGGDPVNGTNFIDCLKAFQEDPDTKAVILIGEIGGTAEEEAAEWIRENMDKPVVGFIGGQTAPPGKRMGHAGAIISGGKGTAAEKIAKLEECGVKVAPTPAAIGETLVEVLKENGLLEACITKK
- a CDS encoding aspartate aminotransferase family protein, coding for MENGSFLHKTAARSAQMYREAARWIPGGVTANIKYFTPYPIFMDSASGAYLYDVDGNQYIDYNLCYGALILGHGDQRIIAAINETFSHIGTTIFGTPHRLEAEMARVLVDLYPGIEKVRFTNSGLEATLLAIRLAMAWTGRKKLAKFEGHYHGSYDQVLISVTPQKRNLRRHPVKTSDSLGLPEYYAENTVVLPFNEWDQTEEILHQHRHEIAAVIMEPIQGGFIPPDETFLKRLRELTQQYGIVLIFDEVKTGFRTGLSGAQGIYGVVPDLTALGKVLGGGFPVGAVGGRVEMMELCSPASGVDILTTEQQPPSFGQDQPLFHSGTYNGHPIVLTAGLATIQVLRESGVYPQLEANTTQLRNGMEEILSRYGIASQTVGIGSIFNLVLADLPVRRIQDVLESNLSLRRNLDTHLLNQGVFIKPLNRFSLSTAHSAEVIDETLERFELAVKSLVRK
- a CDS encoding WYL domain-containing protein, with amino-acid sequence MVDIVLQQAVRKNEPVEIIYMDNRAGAITQRQIRIYRMTAETVKAYCYERQAVRTFRRDHILAAQRGERRRGSRQ
- a CDS encoding cupredoxin domain-containing protein — translated: MSTRRYWLYLVVLLFLAGVVTVWKAPFVARDASAGQPTASSQEKKFYMVTGEFKGRYQGKKLEAYRWDPGMIVVHQGDRVHLMIRGVSGKEHPFSIEGYNVRGNVRQGHMTHVSFTANKPGTFQLICHTHPTAETNGPMIGYIVVLPR
- the sucC gene encoding ADP-forming succinate--CoA ligase subunit beta codes for the protein MNVHEYQGKEVLKQYGVAVPNGRVAFTPEEAVEAARALGGELWVVKAQIHAGGRGKAGGVKLARSLDEVRAYAEELLGKVLVTHQTGPEGKEVKRLLIEEGCKIEKEYYVGMVVDRSKGRVTMMASEEGGTEIEEVAAKTPEKIFKETIDPAVGLLPFQARRLAYAINIPRDRVNQAVKFMMGLYQAFVDKDCSLAEINPLVTTADGRVMALDAKLNFDDNALYRHPDIVELRDLDEEDPKEVEASKYDLNYIALDGNIGCMVNGAGLAMATMDIIKHYGGEPANFLDVGGGATTEKVTEAFKIILADPNVKGILVNIFGGIMKCDVIATGVVEAAKQVGLDRPLVVRLEGTNVEKGKQILNESGLKIVAADSMADAAQKIVSLVK